A genome region from Candidatus Zixiibacteriota bacterium includes the following:
- the ispD gene encoding 2-C-methyl-D-erythritol 4-phosphate cytidylyltransferase, translated as MKTVALIVAGGRGIRFGADIPKQFRNLLDRPLLSWTIMQFERAEKVDEIVVVVPEDFLLYANERVVNPYPFQKVTKIVVGGENRTESVSIGLKSIPYSTGYVAIHDGARPLVYHGDVDRVIEVAQRDRAAILARPISDTVKRVEGEFIISTLDRARLFLAETPQVFQYDLINTAHNNPSGPKTATDDAYLVEILGFKVKVVIPEKPNLKVTTEDDLAMARYFLEEEYESGN; from the coding sequence ATGAAAACGGTGGCATTGATTGTGGCCGGCGGAAGAGGAATTCGTTTTGGGGCTGATATCCCCAAGCAGTTCCGCAACCTTCTGGATCGGCCGCTGCTCTCATGGACCATCATGCAATTTGAACGGGCCGAGAAGGTTGATGAAATTGTCGTCGTGGTTCCGGAAGATTTCCTGCTGTATGCCAACGAGAGGGTGGTCAATCCCTATCCATTCCAGAAAGTAACCAAGATTGTTGTCGGCGGCGAGAATCGCACCGAATCGGTCTCAATCGGATTGAAATCGATTCCTTATTCGACCGGCTATGTGGCCATCCATGACGGCGCTCGCCCGCTGGTCTATCATGGTGATGTCGACCGGGTGATTGAGGTGGCGCAGAGAGATCGCGCGGCCATACTGGCTCGTCCCATTTCGGACACGGTTAAACGAGTCGAAGGGGAATTTATAATTTCGACCCTTGACCGCGCCCGCTTGTTTCTCGCAGAAACACCCCAGGTATTCCAATATGACCTGATAAATACGGCCCATAATAATCCCTCCGGCCCAAAAACAGCCACCGATGATGCTTATCTGGTCGAAATTCTGGGATTCAAAGTCAAAGTGGTTATTCCCGAAAAGCCGAATCTGAAAGTAACCACCGAAGATGATTTGGCGATGGCCAGATATTTTCTGGAGGAGGAGTATGAATCCGGGAATTAG
- the ispF gene encoding 2-C-methyl-D-erythritol 2,4-cyclodiphosphate synthase codes for MNPGIRIGIGYDVHELIVGRPLVLGGVIIPHERGLLGHSDADVLLHAIADSLLGAAGLGDIGMHFPNSDPKFKDMASTKILAEVFRMIVKKGYQVGNVDVVVNAEKPRLAPHIPIMRGKIARILVTLEDEISIKATSNEKMGFVGRGEGIAAIATALLYRNNGALTTPDK; via the coding sequence ATGAATCCGGGAATTAGGATAGGAATCGGCTACGATGTCCATGAGCTGATAGTGGGCCGCCCGTTAGTTTTGGGAGGTGTGATCATTCCGCATGAACGCGGTCTGCTGGGACATAGCGATGCCGATGTCCTGCTCCACGCCATTGCCGATTCACTCTTGGGGGCCGCCGGGTTGGGAGATATTGGTATGCATTTTCCCAATTCCGACCCGAAATTCAAGGATATGGCATCGACCAAAATTCTGGCCGAGGTTTTCAGGATGATTGTCAAAAAGGGGTATCAAGTCGGCAATGTGGATGTCGTTGTCAATGCCGAGAAACCGCGGCTCGCTCCCCATATTCCGATCATGCGAGGGAAGATTGCCAGGATACTGGTCACACTGGAGGATGAGATTTCCATTAAAGCGACCTCCAATGAGAAAATGGGATTTGTCGGCCGGGGAGAGGGAATCGCGGCCATTGCAACCGCACTTCTTTATAGAAATAATGGAGCACTCACTACACCTGATAAATAG
- a CDS encoding DedA family protein, whose protein sequence is MEHSLHLINSFLDRLFIYGPFWIYLALFAAAFIENIVPPFPGDMFTLAGGALSAAGRLNIILVFLVIYLGGICSMMAIYYFGANYGREFFLKKNYSFFSANDILRLEAWFARKGAPLLIFNRFVVGGRALIGLVAGIGRYNPARMCLFTSISFWLFNSILLFSSYIFFVKFETIAYYFHLYERIVWPIIIILVAAFIIVKLLKMRRNGKK, encoded by the coding sequence ATGGAGCACTCACTACACCTGATAAATAGTTTTCTGGACCGGCTTTTTATCTATGGGCCGTTCTGGATTTACCTGGCCCTATTTGCGGCAGCCTTCATTGAAAACATCGTTCCCCCTTTCCCGGGCGACATGTTTACATTGGCGGGGGGGGCTCTTTCCGCTGCCGGGCGATTAAATATTATCCTGGTTTTTTTGGTTATTTACCTGGGTGGCATCTGTTCGATGATGGCCATTTATTATTTCGGGGCGAATTATGGCCGAGAATTTTTCCTGAAGAAAAACTACTCTTTCTTTTCGGCCAATGATATACTGAGGCTGGAGGCTTGGTTTGCCAGAAAAGGTGCCCCGTTGCTCATCTTCAACCGCTTCGTTGTCGGCGGCCGGGCACTTATAGGATTAGTAGCCGGGATAGGGCGATACAATCCTGCCAGAATGTGCCTTTTCACTTCGATTTCCTTCTGGCTCTTCAACAGCATACTTCTTTTCAGCAGTTACATTTTTTTCGTCAAATTCGAGACAATTGCTTATTATTTTCATTTATATGAGAGGATCGTCTGGCCCATAATAATAATATTGGTTGCCGCATTTATAATCGTGAAGCTACTGAAAATGAGAAGAAATGGAAAAAAATAG
- a CDS encoding D-alanine--D-alanine ligase, whose amino-acid sequence MEKNRLKILVLAGGLSEERDVSLASAEAITESLIRLGHETHVIDSASGKSLLNHEGRYLYEKNNESSSKIALKQAGSFALTQSLHAVEYRDIDLVFLALHGGTGEDGTIQALLELAKKKYTGSGVLTSAVAMNKAFAKNLLRYENFPTPGWLLLKIPPDDRFEACISKIISKFKFPLIVKPNDSGSTVGLTLVKQESGLPEALAKAFAVSREVLIEEYIKGREITAAVLDGMSLPLVEIIPTNELYDYQCKYTRGKSQYICPAVIPDEITSEIQFLAARACEVIGCSGLTRADFILDETNHPYFLEVNTLPGMTELSLAPMAAKEAGISFDQLVERICRAALRK is encoded by the coding sequence ATGGAAAAAAATAGATTAAAGATCCTTGTCCTGGCCGGAGGATTGTCGGAGGAGAGGGATGTCTCCCTGGCCTCGGCCGAAGCCATTACCGAATCACTAATCAGGCTCGGCCACGAAACCCACGTCATCGATTCTGCTTCAGGAAAGTCGCTGCTGAATCACGAGGGGCGCTACCTGTATGAAAAAAATAATGAATCCTCATCCAAAATTGCTCTCAAACAGGCCGGCAGTTTCGCGCTGACTCAGTCGCTCCATGCCGTCGAATACAGAGATATCGATCTGGTTTTTCTTGCCCTGCATGGCGGAACCGGCGAGGATGGCACTATCCAGGCCCTTCTGGAGCTGGCCAAGAAAAAATATACCGGATCCGGTGTGCTCACCTCGGCGGTGGCGATGAATAAGGCCTTTGCCAAAAATCTTCTGCGGTATGAAAATTTTCCCACGCCCGGCTGGTTACTCCTAAAAATTCCGCCTGATGACCGGTTTGAGGCTTGCATATCTAAGATCATTTCAAAATTCAAATTTCCATTAATCGTCAAGCCGAATGATTCCGGCTCTACGGTGGGGTTGACCCTGGTCAAACAGGAATCGGGCCTTCCCGAAGCCCTGGCGAAAGCATTTGCCGTCTCCCGCGAAGTGCTTATAGAGGAGTATATCAAGGGGCGCGAGATAACGGCTGCGGTTCTGGATGGGATGTCCCTGCCTCTGGTAGAAATAATCCCGACCAATGAATTGTATGATTACCAGTGCAAATATACGAGGGGGAAATCGCAGTATATCTGCCCGGCGGTGATACCGGATGAAATTACCTCCGAGATACAATTTTTGGCTGCTCGCGCCTGCGAAGTGATTGGCTGCAGCGGCCTGACCCGGGCAGATTTTATTCTTGATGAAACGAACCACCCCTACTTTCTGGAAGTCAATACCCTGCCGGGGATGACCGAGCTTTCGCTGGCTCCTATGGCGGCCAAAGAAGCAGGTATCAGCTTTGACCAATTGGTCGAAAGAATCTGCCGTGCGGCCCTTAGGAAATGA
- a CDS encoding HAD family hydrolase: MKIDGILFDLGSTLIENENIPWPELHLLCLNAGYQFLRKENYPVSPLENFTDNYLNIRSHFRDRAGISLQEWVVTDAIKELLQTDGLDGGPGLAAEFFEAYYQSVAEQLTIFEDTLPVLAELRKQGKKLGLISNTIFPENYHQRELERFGLQGFFDFTIFSSSFGFRKPHASIYLKGIELLELPTGNILFVGDRYIEDYIGPRAVGLQAMIKFREGRDYPDPMPSGLIVLKTLSELLHYIQD; encoded by the coding sequence ATGAAAATCGACGGGATACTTTTCGACCTTGGCTCCACCCTTATAGAAAATGAAAATATCCCCTGGCCGGAATTGCATTTACTTTGCCTGAACGCGGGCTATCAATTCCTCAGAAAAGAGAATTATCCTGTTTCGCCGCTGGAGAATTTTACCGATAACTATCTGAACATCCGCAGTCATTTTCGGGACAGAGCGGGCATTTCTCTTCAGGAGTGGGTAGTAACTGATGCCATAAAAGAGCTGCTTCAAACGGACGGACTCGATGGCGGCCCCGGTTTGGCGGCAGAATTCTTTGAAGCATATTATCAATCGGTGGCCGAGCAACTGACCATATTTGAGGATACCCTTCCCGTGCTCGCCGAACTCAGGAAACAAGGGAAAAAGCTGGGATTAATTTCCAATACTATTTTCCCGGAAAATTACCATCAGCGGGAATTAGAACGATTTGGCCTTCAGGGCTTTTTCGATTTCACGATTTTCTCGTCTTCTTTCGGTTTTCGCAAACCTCACGCCTCGATTTACCTTAAGGGGATTGAGTTACTTGAGTTGCCGACGGGAAATATCCTTTTTGTCGGAGACCGATATATTGAAGATTATATTGGGCCCCGGGCGGTTGGCTTGCAGGCGATGATAAAGTTTCGCGAGGGCCGCGATTACCCGGACCCGATGCCGTCGGGTCTTATTGTTCTGAAAACCCTTTCGGAATTGCTCCATTATATTCAGGATTGA
- a CDS encoding M42 family metallopeptidase, which produces MDSTETLLKEITDANGVSGFESGAAEVMVRYLRGFAEVKYDKLGSVIGKKAGSAETPRVLLAGHLDEIGFMVKEITKEGFIKFLSLGGWWGHVTLGQRFWVITSKGPVLGVVGSRPPHLLQQKDREKVLEISDMYIDVGGMQKYDITKKLGVRVGDPIVPDSKFTIMNNPQIYMAKAFDNRASCALVVDVIRYFKKMAHPNTIFGIGTVQEEVGTRGAMTVAYQVDPDVAIIADVGIAQDMPPDGYSKAERLGNGPAILIYDAGMIPNQRLRHLVIKTAEENKIPFHLTSMERGATDGREIHKSRSGVPSICIGVPVRYVHSHNSIMYRGDYDNTVKLIAALIKKLNRKTVDSLTAV; this is translated from the coding sequence TTGGACAGTACAGAAACCTTGTTGAAAGAAATCACAGATGCCAATGGCGTCTCCGGCTTTGAGTCCGGTGCTGCAGAAGTAATGGTTCGCTATTTGAGAGGATTTGCCGAGGTCAAATATGACAAGCTCGGCTCGGTGATAGGGAAGAAGGCGGGCAGCGCCGAAACCCCGCGTGTGCTTCTGGCGGGGCATCTCGATGAAATCGGATTCATGGTCAAGGAGATAACCAAAGAGGGATTTATCAAATTCCTATCGCTCGGAGGATGGTGGGGGCATGTAACGCTGGGACAGCGGTTCTGGGTTATCACATCTAAAGGGCCGGTTCTGGGCGTGGTAGGCTCGCGGCCGCCTCATTTGCTTCAGCAGAAGGACAGGGAAAAGGTGCTGGAAATTTCCGATATGTATATCGATGTCGGCGGCATGCAGAAATATGATATTACCAAGAAGCTGGGAGTCAGGGTAGGCGACCCGATTGTTCCGGATTCGAAATTTACTATTATGAACAATCCGCAGATTTATATGGCTAAGGCCTTTGATAATCGTGCCTCTTGCGCTCTGGTGGTCGATGTCATCCGCTATTTCAAGAAGATGGCGCATCCTAATACTATTTTTGGTATCGGCACGGTTCAGGAGGAGGTCGGAACCCGAGGCGCCATGACGGTTGCCTATCAGGTCGATCCCGATGTGGCCATTATCGCCGATGTCGGCATTGCCCAGGATATGCCGCCTGATGGATACAGCAAGGCGGAAAGACTCGGCAACGGGCCGGCCATTCTTATTTATGACGCCGGCATGATTCCCAATCAGAGACTTCGCCATCTGGTCATCAAAACGGCCGAGGAAAACAAAATTCCCTTCCATCTGACTTCCATGGAAAGAGGTGCAACCGACGGTCGGGAGATTCATAAGAGCCGCTCCGGGGTTCCCTCCATCTGCATCGGCGTTCCGGTGAGGTATGTCCATTCCCATAACAGCATTATGTACCGGGGCGATTACGACAACACGGTGAAATTGATTGCCGCGCTAATCAAGAAATTGAACCGGAAGACCGTCGATTCCCTGACGGCTGTATAA
- the cysS gene encoding cysteine--tRNA ligase, whose product MTLRFFNTLTRTVEEFRPLEEGHVRMYTCGPTVYNFAHIGNYRAYTFEDLLRRYLKFKGYRVTQVMNLTDIDDKTIKGCMEKGLTLNEYTAPYKKAFFDDIDALGIERAEHYPEATKHVEEMVALVKKLITNGLAYEIGGNYYFPISKFPEYGKLSHLDLSSLKAGARVASDEYEKESVSDFALWKAWDEKDGDVFWETELGKGRPGWHLECSVMSMKYLGETFDIHTGGVDNMFPHHENEIAQSEGANGKKFVNYWLHCEHLIVDGRKMSKSLNNYYTLRDILEKGNPAVAVRVVLIATHYRQQLNFTFEGLVAAKNGLERYNDFYNNLRDYGGGESAGEAGAIIKKVLAGFEEALDDDLNISAALGEVFDFIRDINRLKAENKLSIEERDRALAALQRIDSVLNFLILKGTGIDSHIEALISERTEAKKRRDFAGADKIRSRLLEMGIILEDTPSATKWKRKM is encoded by the coding sequence ATGACTTTACGATTCTTCAATACTCTGACGCGAACGGTCGAGGAATTCCGGCCTCTTGAGGAAGGACATGTCCGGATGTATACCTGCGGGCCTACGGTCTACAATTTTGCCCATATCGGCAACTACCGCGCCTATACTTTCGAGGATCTATTGCGGCGATATCTCAAATTCAAAGGATATCGGGTGACCCAGGTGATGAATTTAACCGATATCGATGACAAAACCATCAAAGGCTGCATGGAAAAAGGTCTCACTTTAAATGAATATACCGCTCCTTATAAGAAAGCCTTTTTTGATGACATAGATGCGCTTGGGATCGAGCGGGCGGAACACTATCCTGAGGCTACAAAGCATGTCGAGGAAATGGTCGCGTTGGTCAAGAAATTGATAACCAACGGACTGGCCTATGAGATAGGGGGAAATTACTATTTCCCGATCTCCAAATTCCCCGAATACGGCAAACTTTCTCACCTTGACCTTTCCAGCCTGAAAGCGGGCGCGCGTGTCGCCAGCGATGAGTATGAGAAAGAATCAGTATCCGATTTTGCCCTCTGGAAGGCCTGGGATGAGAAGGATGGCGATGTTTTCTGGGAAACGGAACTGGGGAAAGGACGCCCGGGATGGCATCTCGAGTGCTCGGTTATGTCGATGAAGTATCTTGGCGAGACATTTGATATACATACCGGCGGTGTCGATAATATGTTTCCGCATCATGAGAATGAAATCGCCCAATCCGAGGGAGCCAACGGGAAGAAGTTTGTGAATTACTGGCTTCACTGCGAGCATTTGATTGTCGACGGCCGGAAAATGTCAAAGTCGCTGAATAATTACTATACCTTGCGTGATATTCTGGAAAAGGGTAATCCGGCGGTTGCGGTCCGGGTTGTTCTGATCGCCACCCATTACCGTCAGCAATTGAATTTCACTTTCGAGGGTCTGGTGGCGGCTAAAAATGGTCTGGAACGATATAATGATTTCTACAATAACCTGCGTGATTATGGCGGGGGCGAGTCGGCGGGCGAGGCCGGGGCGATCATTAAGAAGGTGCTTGCGGGATTTGAGGAAGCACTTGATGATGACCTGAATATTTCGGCTGCATTGGGAGAAGTATTCGATTTTATCCGTGATATTAACCGTCTCAAAGCGGAAAATAAGCTCTCTATTGAGGAGCGCGACCGCGCTCTGGCCGCCTTGCAGCGGATTGATTCGGTCTTGAATTTTCTTATCCTTAAAGGTACCGGCATTGACAGTCATATCGAAGCGCTTATTTCCGAGCGCACTGAGGCGAAGAAAAGGCGCGATTTCGCCGGAGCGGATAAAATCCGCAGCCGGTTGCTGGAGATGGGAATAATCCTTGAGGATACTCCCTCTGCTACCAAGTGGAAAAGAAAAATGTAG